One window from the genome of Paraconexibacter algicola encodes:
- a CDS encoding MlaD family protein gives MISRILPALVGLVAVVAVALMITNRGGDDAYIAYATFEDAGGILKNYNVKVGGVPAGTVTDISLTDDDDVVVKMELDPGAAPIGSGASAKVRPVNLLGEKYIDLDPGDLGRPMPEGSTIPKDKTAVPVELDDVINVLDPDTRGRLRLLINEAGVALAGRGADFNKTLDELPRAIDSAERVVTDIDDENEALERAIVSGDRVISEVNAGRDDLAELVDSAADALQTVAARRARLGETVRGAPQALASLRTTLVRLQSASTELTPAARDLRTASPSLTTTLRRAPQFAKDARTTLRTATRVAPRLSKLGRRSTPTLRALRPTARRLASFTGEVDPLLKTLDQQRGLIDFLSFMDSWADVTNNADGLGHHFRLRITADAEALTSAVSKFIPDLKTSATKKKKTVKRPAPAKPTRVPAGSDDDRPVAKPPTLPDVTKPLVDPLTQGLQDVGKSVQEAVGGLVGGLTGKDRTAPDGSGSSSDTTKLFNYLLGP, from the coding sequence ATGATCTCTCGAATCCTTCCCGCGCTCGTCGGTCTCGTGGCGGTGGTTGCTGTCGCCCTCATGATCACGAACCGCGGCGGCGACGACGCATACATCGCGTACGCGACCTTCGAGGACGCCGGCGGCATTCTGAAGAACTACAACGTGAAGGTCGGCGGAGTGCCGGCGGGCACCGTGACCGACATCAGCCTCACGGATGACGACGACGTGGTGGTGAAAATGGAGCTGGACCCGGGCGCCGCGCCGATCGGGTCCGGAGCTTCGGCCAAGGTCCGGCCCGTCAACCTCCTCGGCGAGAAGTACATCGACCTGGACCCGGGCGACCTCGGGCGGCCGATGCCTGAGGGCTCGACGATCCCGAAGGACAAGACCGCCGTCCCGGTCGAGCTGGACGACGTCATCAACGTCCTCGATCCCGACACCCGCGGACGGTTGCGGCTGCTCATCAACGAAGCGGGCGTCGCGCTTGCCGGTCGGGGCGCTGACTTCAACAAGACGCTCGACGAGCTGCCGCGGGCCATCGACAGCGCCGAGCGCGTCGTCACGGACATCGACGACGAGAACGAAGCGCTGGAACGGGCCATCGTCAGCGGCGACCGCGTGATCTCCGAGGTGAACGCCGGCCGCGACGACCTGGCCGAACTCGTCGACAGCGCAGCGGACGCCCTACAGACCGTGGCCGCTCGCCGCGCCCGACTCGGGGAGACGGTGCGCGGCGCTCCGCAGGCGCTCGCGTCGCTCCGCACGACGCTCGTCCGTCTGCAGTCCGCCTCGACCGAGCTGACGCCGGCAGCCCGCGATCTTCGGACCGCTTCGCCGTCGCTGACGACGACACTGCGCCGCGCGCCCCAATTCGCGAAGGACGCGCGGACGACCCTGCGTACCGCAACACGCGTCGCGCCGCGCCTCTCCAAGCTCGGGCGGCGGAGCACACCCACTCTCCGGGCGCTGCGGCCGACCGCCAGGCGGCTGGCGTCGTTCACCGGCGAGGTCGATCCACTGCTGAAGACGCTGGATCAACAGCGCGGACTGATCGACTTCCTGTCCTTCATGGATAGCTGGGCGGATGTGACGAACAACGCCGACGGCCTCGGGCACCACTTCCGCCTTCGCATCACCGCGGACGCAGAGGCCTTGACATCGGCCGTGTCCAAGTTCATCCCAGACCTGAAGACATCCGCGACGAAGAAGAAAAAGACGGTCAAACGTCCCGCGCCTGCTAAACCGACCCGGGTGCCTGCCGGCTCGGACGACGACCGGCCCGTGGCGAAACCGCCGACGCTCCCGGACGTGACGAAGCCCCTCGTCGATCCGCTCACGCAGGGTCTCCAGGACGTCGGCAAGTCCGTCCAGGAGGCGGTCGGCGGACTCGTCGGAGGCTTGACGGGGAAGGATCGCACCGCACCTGACGGGTCGGGGTCGTCCAGCGACACGACGAAGCTCTTCAACTACCTCCTTGGCCCATGA